The Collibacillus ludicampi region ATTACGGACATCTGTCGATATCTCGGCCACTTTGCCGGATTCACGCAAAATCAGTGAGGCCAACTCGGATAATCTTTGCTCATTCCGTGCGGCCAAAGTCATTCCTCCTACGTCGGGTGCCATGATCCGAGCACAAATCGAACCGATGGCCCCTGTTGCCCCTACCACGACCAGTTGGGACTCCTTCAACTCTTTTCCCATAAGTCTTGCAGCTTTTCGCAGCGCATGTATGGCCGTAGCCACCGTGTAACTGTTGCCTGTTGTTACGGGCGCTTTTAAGTGTTTGGCGATCGTGATACCTGCATCTCCGACAACCGATGTCATCGCACCGAGTCCGATCACTTTCGCTCCTTGTTTTTCCAATTTTTTACCGGCTGCAATAATTTTTTGTAACACGAAAGGAAGAGGCAGATATGCCATTTGTCGAGCGGTGAGTGGAGTGGCTACAAACCATCCTTCGATTTGGTTGTAAGGAGATCGTATCCCCCGCAAATGATCGGCCAAGATCGGTGGACTTTTTCGGGCCATCGCTTCAAGGATTTCGGAAGGCCATCTCTTAAGAAACGGAAATTTTTTGGCGATATCACTCGAGTCGAAAGGGTGAATGATAAACCCGAACGTATCCATCGGACTCTCTCCTAATTTGTATTTTAAACTTCCCCTTCAAAACGCCTTTTGATCGCTTTCAACATCGATTCCCCATTTTGTTTTAATTTGATCTTCGCTACAGGATTCAACAGACTGGATAACATGGGAACGCCAAACTCGAAATCGACAAGCAAGGTAACCTTGCTGATATCACCATCCTGTTCAACAATCCATGAACCCTCGAATTTTTTCAAATCACCCGACACTTGACGATACTGAATGCGATGATTGGCATGATCGAATTCATCATGTTCTTGCCAGCGAAAACGCATCCCGTTCAAAGATGTATCCCAAGCGGTTAAGGTCCAGTTGTCCCCCCGTTCCAACACATGTACGGAGTTCAAATTTTCCATGAAACAGGGATACGATTCCATATCCCGTATCAGAGTGTAAACGTCTTTTGCGTTCCCGCGGACCGTTTCTGTCACTTGTACGACAGGCATGTACACACCTCCTTCACCCGATATCCATGAGCGGCATGGAGACCGAGAGCGCCGAATCGAATGTTTGGATGACAACATCCAATTCTTCATATGTAATCGTTAATGCCGGTTCGAGGCGTGTCACTCGCAAATTGTTTAACGCAAACGCCGTAAGTACACCTTTTTGAATCCATTCACTCATCACCAGCCCACCGACCGCGTCGGAAGTAAACTCGATTCCGATCATCAATCCCCTTCCCCTGATTTCACGAACCATTCCGGGGTACTTCTGCGCCGTCGCCCTCAATCGTTCGAGTACGTATGTTCCTTTGATTTTTGCGTCTTCCGCGAGGTTTTCCTCGACGAGAACAGAAATGGCAGCACGAGCGGCTGTGCATGCGAGCGGATTTCCCCCGAAAGTGGATGTATGAAGTAAAGGAGCTTCTTGATATGCGGTATAGACATGCGGTCTGGCGATATAAGCACCGAT contains the following coding sequences:
- a CDS encoding shikimate dehydrogenase, which produces MDTFGFIIHPFDSSDIAKKFPFLKRWPSEILEAMARKSPPILADHLRGIRSPYNQIEGWFVATPLTARQMAYLPLPFVLQKIIAAGKKLEKQGAKVIGLGAMTSVVGDAGITIAKHLKAPVTTGNSYTVATAIHALRKAARLMGKELKESQLVVVGATGAIGSICARIMAPDVGGMTLAARNEQRLSELASLILRESGKVAEISTDVRNAVRRADFVITVSGSPDVLIHPSDLKPGAVVCDVARPRDVARQVAEVRNDVLVIEGGLVEVPGSYESDLRFGLPHGIVYACMAETMILALERRYECFTLGREITIEQVQEINRLGEKHGFRLAGLRSYEKALSEEEIDGVRLRAKQVMERHQPMDSEVIHF
- a CDS encoding type II toxin-antitoxin system RatA family toxin, giving the protein MPVVQVTETVRGNAKDVYTLIRDMESYPCFMENLNSVHVLERGDNWTLTAWDTSLNGMRFRWQEHDEFDHANHRIQYRQVSGDLKKFEGSWIVEQDGDISKVTLLVDFEFGVPMLSSLLNPVAKIKLKQNGESMLKAIKRRFEGEV